Below is a window of Pyrobaculum aerophilum str. IM2 DNA.
GGAGTTGACTCTATCCCCGACGGGGGCCTTGACCGTGGGCGGGTGGAAGAACACAGTAGCTGAGAGATTTGCGTCTACGCCCTCCGGCAAGCCGCCTGGATCCCAGTGGACGGCGGAGGCCAGTTGCCTTAAGTCAAGCTTCCTGTTGGGATTTGCCTCGTCGTATACAACCCCTTTTTGATACACGACGCGGCCCGCCCCTAATAACGCAGAGCCTAGAGCGATGATCTTCTCTTTAATTATCCTCGCCGCCAATATAGCCGCACTGGCGACCACGGGAGCGAATCTACTCGAATAACTCCCGCTGGACAACGACCAGGTTAGAGAGGTGTCAACTCTGTAAATCACTTTTACGTTACTGGGATCTATTTCGAGCTCCCTCGCCACCACTTCGGCCAGCGCGGTCTCGTGGCCCAGCCCCTCGTTAGTGGCGTTTACAAACACATTCACCGCCCCGTGGGGATCGACGCTTATAGTTACGTACTCCCCCGAGCCGGAGTGGGGGTACTTCCTCCTCTCCGCCTGTAGGGCCACGTCCACATAGCCCAGATTAGTTCCGCTCGGCTCGATAACCACAGCAATTCCCACGCCCACCCTCATCCCCCTCCTCTGCAAATCGCGCCATTTTCTATACTCCGGCTCCAGCGCTTTTAATACTCTGGCGTAATCTTGCATGGGGTAGAGGCCGCCAGTCACTGTTTCGTAAAAACGCCAGCCGTACTTTTCCAACGGGAATTGGCTTATTAGATTTCTCAGCCTTATTTCAAAGGGATCTATCCCAAGCCTCCTGGCCAATTCGTCCACCGCCCTCTCCAGCGCAAAGTAAAACTGAGGGCCTCCGTAACCTCTGTTAAGCCCCGTGGGCATTCTGTTAGTGAACACCACCGTATGCCTCACTTCAATAGCCCTTATGTCATAAGCGCCGTTTAAATTGCCGTGAACTCTATACAACGCCCCCGGCTCAGGCGGCCTAAGATAGGCGCCGACGTCTTCTACAAAGTCGTATTTAACGGCCAGTATACGCCCCTCTTTAGACGCGGCGATTTCCACAGTGCCGGCTCTCTCGCCGTTTGAACTACTGGCAACTAGGCTTTCAATCCTAGTTTCAATCCATTTCACAGGCGCGTTGGCAAGCCTTGAGGCGGTTGCGGCGAGAATTATATAGGGATAGAGGGAGTATTTAATGCCGAAGCTGCCCCCTATGTCTCTGGGGGTTTGTAGCCTAATTTTTGAAGTGGGCAAGTCAAGCGCTCTTGATATGAAGTACATATAAAGGGCGGGGCCTTGGATATTTGCCCAAATCTCCAGCTCATCCCCCCTGTAGTCGGCGATTACTCCATACGGCTCTAACGGCATTGCAGTATGCCTGGGGAATTTAAACTGGAACTTCTCCACCACGTCGGCGATTTTAAAGGCCTTGTCCACGTCGCCAAACGACATATGCCTCACAGTTGCGACGTTTGTGCCCAGCTCTTCGTGTACGAGCGCCCTCCCTCTGAGCGCGTCTTCTATAGACGCCACAGGCTCCAAGGGCTCGAAGTCCACATTGACGTAATCAAGCAGATCAACGGCCTTGTACTTATCCCTGGCGAGGACCACCGCCACTGGCTCGCCGTAATACCTAGCTTTGCCGACGGCGATTGGATAGTATTTTATCGGCAGGCCCAAGGCGTTGGGGATGGGGTTTTTAATTATTCTCAAGAGGTCCTCTGGGGCGTAGGCCGCGCCCCCGCGCTTCCAGACGTCGGAAACGTCCACTTTTTTAATCCTCGCGTGGGGGTAGGGGCTTCTGTATATCGCCATGTGCAAAACCCCCCTGGGCTCGGGCAAGTCGTCTATGTACTCCCCGGCGCCAGTGACAAACCTCAGCCCCTCTCTATAGGTCATGCCCCCGTGTAGTTAGGCCTTCTTTTTTCAAAAAACGCCTTTATCCCCTCTTCGAAATCTCTGCTGTATCTCAAAACCCCAAAGGTTTTACGCTCTAGGTCAAAGCCCACTTCCCTCGGCGCATCTGCTATCATAGACACCAGCTTCTTCGCCTCCTTTAAGGCAAGAGGCGGCAGCTCTCTGAGCTCTCTGGCGATTTCTAATACCCTCCCCCTCAGTCCCTCCGGCGGAACTACCTCGTCCACAAGCCCCAATTTCAGCGCCTCCTCTGCGGTCATCCTCTTGCCCAATAGGATGTAGTACTTCGCCCTGAGAGGGCCCAGGGCTTTTACAAATCTAGTCAGGCCACCGCTGGCTGGCACCATTCCCAGCCTAACCTCAGGGAG
It encodes the following:
- a CDS encoding xanthine dehydrogenase family protein molybdopterin-binding subunit, whose protein sequence is MTYREGLRFVTGAGEYIDDLPEPRGVLHMAIYRSPYPHARIKKVDVSDVWKRGGAAYAPEDLLRIIKNPIPNALGLPIKYYPIAVGKARYYGEPVAVVLARDKYKAVDLLDYVNVDFEPLEPVASIEDALRGRALVHEELGTNVATVRHMSFGDVDKAFKIADVVEKFQFKFPRHTAMPLEPYGVIADYRGDELEIWANIQGPALYMYFISRALDLPTSKIRLQTPRDIGGSFGIKYSLYPYIILAATASRLANAPVKWIETRIESLVASSSNGERAGTVEIAASKEGRILAVKYDFVEDVGAYLRPPEPGALYRVHGNLNGAYDIRAIEVRHTVVFTNRMPTGLNRGYGGPQFYFALERAVDELARRLGIDPFEIRLRNLISQFPLEKYGWRFYETVTGGLYPMQDYARVLKALEPEYRKWRDLQRRGMRVGVGIAVVIEPSGTNLGYVDVALQAERRKYPHSGSGEYVTISVDPHGAVNVFVNATNEGLGHETALAEVVARELEIDPSNVKVIYRVDTSLTWSLSSGSYSSRFAPVVASAAILAARIIKEKIIALGSALLGAGRVVYQKGVVYDEANPNRKLDLRQLASAVHWDPGGLPEGVDANLSATVFFHPPTVKAPVGDRVNSSAAYAIQAHLAVVEEAEGELRLLKYVVSHDAGRILKKELLEGQLLGGIHHGVCMALYEELKYDENASPKSLLLETYGTPDLSQFVGVDVELIHFETPVGYLPSGALGSGEGPVMGAPAAIANAVADLYKKTISSLPL
- a CDS encoding enoyl-CoA hydratase/isomerase family protein; protein product: MREYAGGKIRLEQVEEGIYQLLINYPERLNIITLEMRRAIGEALGDLLKTEARVLIVASAGDRAFSAGGDMGEFLKTTTTDLLDWGKTLVELEELPIPTIAELKGYVLGGGLELALSCDIRIASTNAVIGLPEVRLGMVPASGGLTRFVKALGPLRAKYYILLGKRMTAEEALKLGLVDEVVPPEGLRGRVLEIARELRELPPLALKEAKKLVSMIADAPREVGFDLERKTFGVLRYSRDFEEGIKAFFEKRRPNYTGA